A genomic segment from Cygnus atratus isolate AKBS03 ecotype Queensland, Australia chromosome Z, CAtr_DNAZoo_HiC_assembly, whole genome shotgun sequence encodes:
- the TYRP1 gene encoding 5,6-dihydroxyindole-2-carboxylic acid oxidase, translating into MQLPMLLLLYLPLLLSMLNKVGAQFPRQCATVESLRSGMCCPDYFPVFGPGTDRCGVSTGRGRCVQVTVDWRPHGPQYIHDGRDDREQWPIRFFNQTCRCSGNFSGYNCGSCRPGWSGPTCSQRINIVRRNLLDLNAEERRRFVNALHQAKVTIHPDIVIATRRREEIFGPDGNTPQFENISIYNYFVWAHYYSVRKTFLGTGQQSFGGVDFSHEGPAFVTWHRYHLLQLERDMQNMLQDPTFGLPYWNFATGQNTCDICLDDLMGARSNFDVSLISQNSIFSQWRVLCESIEDYETLGTICNSTEGGPIRRNPAGNVARPMVQRLPEPEDVAQCLEVGVFDTPPFYSNSTDSFRNTVEGYSDPSGKYDPAVRSLHNLAHLFLNGTGGQTHLSPNDPIFVLLHTFTDAVFDEWLRRYSADTSTYPLENAPIGHNRQYNMVPFWPPVTNNEMFVTAPENLGYSYEVEWPGRALRVTEMITVAIVTALVLVAIIFAAAACIVRVKKNKDELHQPLLTDQYQHYSDDYDGIATPSQSVV; encoded by the exons ATGCAGCTCcccatgctgctgctcctttaCCTGCCACTGCTTCTTAGCATGCTCAACAAAGTTGGAGCTCAGTTCCCTCGCCAGTGTGCTACCGTTGAGTCTCTGAGGAGTGGCATGTGCTGCCCAGactattttcctgtatttgggCCTGGTACCGATCGGTGTGGTGTGTCTACAGGGAGGGGACGGTGTGTGCAGGTGACTGTAGACTGGCGACCCCATGGCCCACAGTACATCCATGATGGGAGGGATGACCGCGAGCAATGGCCCATACGCTTCTTCAACCAGACCTGCAGGTGCAGTGGTAACTTCTCTGGTTATAACTGTGGGTCATGTCGCCCTGGATGGAGTGGACCTACCTGTAGCCAACGAATCAATATAG TCAGGAGGAATCTTTTGGATCTGAATGCAGAAGAGAGGAGGCGTTTTGTGAATGCCTTGCACCAAGCCAAGGTGACAATCCACCCTGACATTGTTATTGCCACAAGGAGAcgtgaagaaatatttggacCAGATGGAAACACACCACAGTTTGAGAATATCTCCATTTATAACTACTTTGTGTGGGCTCATTATTATTCTGTCAGGAAGACTTTTCTTGGGACTGGGCAGCAGAGTTTTGGAGGAGTTGATTTCTCTCATGAGGGACCAGCTTTTGTTACATGGCATAGGTACCATCTACTGCAGCTTGAAAGAGACATGCAG AATATGTTACAGGACCCCACTTTTGGCCTTCCCTACTGGAACTTTGCAACAGGGCAAAACACCTGTGATATCTGCTTAGATGACTTGATGGGAGCTAGAAGCAATTTTGATGTCTCTCTGATCAGTCAGAATTCAATCTTCTCTCAGTGGCGTGTGCTCTGTGAAAGTATAGAAGACTATGAGACCTTGGGAACCATCTGTAACA GCACTGAAGGTGGTCCCATCCGGAGGAATCCTGCTGGAAATGTTGCACGGCCTATGGTACAACGTCTCCCAGAACCTGAGGATGTTGCTCAGTGTTTGGAAGTTGGTGTATTCGATACTCCTCCTTTCTACTCTAATTCAACAGACAGTTTCCGTAACACAGTAGAAG GGTACAGTGATCCTTCAGGGAAATATGACCCAGCAGTTCGAAGTCTTCACAACTTGGCTCATCTATTTTTGAATGGGACAGGAGGACAAACTCATTTATCACCAAATGATCCCATTTTTGTCCTTCTGCACACATTTACAGATGCTGTTTTTGATGAGTGGCTGAGAAGGTATTCTGCTG ATACCTCAACATATCCATTGGAGAATGCCCCTATTGGACACAACAGGCAATACAACATGGTGCCTTTTTGGCCTCCAGTAACcaataatgaaatgtttgttaCTGCACCAGAAAACCTGGGATACAGCTATGAGGTTGAGTGGCCAG GTCGGGCTCTCCGTGTAACAGAGATGATAACTGTTGCAATAGTGACTGCATTGGTTCTTGTTGCAATtatctttgctgctgctgcatgtaTTGTACGTGtcaagaaaaataaggatgaGTTGCATCAGCCTCTTCTCACTGATCAGTATCAACACTATTCAGATGACTATGATGGCATAGCAACACCAAGCCAGTCTGTTGTATGA